The Carassius carassius chromosome 31, fCarCar2.1, whole genome shotgun sequence genome includes a region encoding these proteins:
- the LOC132111709 gene encoding spectrin beta chain, erythrocytic-like isoform X2: MSSPCLCRTVPGSQTRLREVKLSLKTSRETIAICPTPVVREVSSRQYTTVKEVPTRTNAPGSRSRSTPPVYRAQSKRGGKTKSPHIREPEHLPERNGTLLGITPKVAPMTLTSVSSTSSSSSSCTPRGHRPSPPRSSPSCPLSPSRSMRRACWLSYSASNICFNNSILDGRFRQLQDEREAVQKKTFTKWVNSILARVSCRISDLYLDLRDGRMLIKLLEVLSGERLPKPTKGRMRIHCLENVDKALQFLKEQRVHLENMGSHDIVDGNHRLILGLIWTIILRFQIQDIIVETGQADQTGRQETRSAKDALLLWCQMKTAGYPNVNITNFTTSWKDGMAFNALIHKHRPDLVDYGNLQRSNPTHNLQQAFNVAEKNLGVTKLLDPEDVFTENPDEKSIITYVVAFYHYFSKMKALAVEGKRVGKVLDRAIETEKMTEKYETLSSDLLTWIEQTIIVLNNRKLANSLSGVQQQLQAFNSYRTMEKPPKFQEKGNLEVLLFTIQSRMRANNQRVYTPKEGALVSDINKAWERLEKAEYDRERVLRDELIRQEKLEQMARRFDRKAAMRETWLQENQRLVSQDNFGYDLPAVEAAKKKHDAIETDIAAYEERVQALVALSKELEAERYHDAKRIDARKDNILRLWDYLQELLKARRGRLDKNLTLQRIFQEMLYIISWMDEMKSRLLSPDFGKHLLEVEDLLQKHSLLEADIAVQAERVRSANAAALKFANGDSYKPCDPQVIRDRVQHLDLCYQELCALAAQRKARLEQSRRLWNFLWEIAELESWIREKEHIFSSLDYGKDLTSVLVLQSKHSVFEDELAARQDNLKHVMDEGQSMIQGKHLGSPKVQQRMDEVRNQWQQLEELAAFRKQNLQDTQRFFQFQGDADDLKAWLVDAIRQMSSDDIGHDEYTTQRLLKKHRDLGDEAAKNGAIIDTLSKQANALPEELRHTPDIQGRLNDIRDMYIELLTLSDLRQKKLDDTMALYTIFSETDACELWMGQKETWLIGLETPENLEDLEVVQNRLSILAHEMGNMQARVDNINKAAKQLEDSRHPQTKQVKDCQTRLNRRWEAFKAMVEDKKHKVDSALSLHNYDLECDETESWIKDKTRVIESTQDLGNDLDAVITIQRKLFGMERDLAAIQDKLDFLRNEAQKLVKDHPENASDIFARQKELDAAWDTLKCTLKNREDSLGEVSKLQTFLQDMDDFQAWLFKTQKAVASEDMPDGLPEAEQYFSLHDAVRADMDGHEEDYHRVRDTGAAVIQGQEDDPQYQQLEQRLVGLDKGWDELHKMWDSRKSFLDQGLGFQQFMRDAKQAEAILNNQEYTLAHIDKPDTLDGAEKALKKHEDFVTTMDANEEKILNTLETGQRLVDSGNLYSERINDKMGSIEDRYNKNRDKAKEVSGKLKDKRELQHFLQNTQDLTLWINEKMLTAQDTSYDEARNLHSKWQKHQAFMAELASNKDWLHNIDKEGQELMVSKPEFEPIVTDRLAKLHELWDKLESTTQEKARLLFDANRSELFDQSLADLKKWLAELQQQLQGDVDEEVKDLTSANILLKKHQMTENQVRDRARELEELQETVQQHASLREDQPELEVQQQTLQRDFQRLLTPLAQRRGKLEAAKAVHQFFRDLADEILWVNERLPMAMSEDHGNNLQTVQLLLKKNQSLQKEIDGHQPRIDEVLERGRRMVTAAEGSPEEEHMSEEIQKLQEVWAKLQDEMAKRRARLYGSNEAQQYYNDADEAEAWIGEQELYMISDEKAKDEQSAMIMLNRHLLLKQVVDDYALSIQQLADRAQTMLAEEHPDGEAVIRRQGQVDKQYAGLKELAEDRKKKLDHTYHHFLLSREVEDLGQWIAERDVVASSQEMGQDLDHVTILRDKFREFARETGTVGQGRVDTVNRIIDDLIEAEHSEAATLAEWKDGINESWADLLELVDTRSQLLTASYDLLKYFYDGKELVAHIEEKKNELPEDLGEDFSKAESFHRMHAAFERAISSLGKQVKQFQETATRLYVQYAGEQATAIQVTEKEVVEAWNGLLAACAGRRKQLEDTADKFRFFTMVRDLLAWMESIIQQIETQEKPRDVSSMELLMKYHQGIRAEIETRGPKLNQCVELGRALLERRHKDSAEINEKLMHLVEKRKEMMLKWDERWDWLRLLLEVCQFARDASVAEAWLIAQEPYVASRDLGETVDEVEKLLKRHEAFEKSTATWEERFSALERLTTLELLEVRKQQQDILQYRQEVEKDSRREDTGFAEESSQLYTTEEQSLSGLGVIEPSSVGADGTAGDSTVPLISEMQESGSLELDPSTSIQFTKEAEKAATLPTESSQIQTQVLMEGTLSRKHEMEGPNKKASNRSWNNLYCVLKPGQLSAYKDAKSFSHSVTYHGEEPLNLSNASCEILTNYKKKKQVFKLQLEDGSEYLFQCRDEEELQNWTQAIEQAAQAVTEEPVAGPSGVKAQSLPPPSSTTLEVPSTKKEKEKRFSLFAKKK, from the exons G CCCAAGCCGACCAAGGGCCGAATGCGGATCCACTGTCTTGAGAATGTGGACAAAGCTCTCCAGTTTCTAAAGGAGCAGAGGGTGCACTTAGAGAACATGGGATCACATGATATTGTAGATGGAAACCACCGGCTCATCCTAGGCCTTATCTGGACCATCATTCTTCGCTTCCAG ATTCAAGACATTATAGTAGAGACAGGACAAGCTGATCAGACAGGCCGGCAAGAGACCCGCTCGGCCAAAGATGCACTACTCCTGTGGTGCCAGATGAAGACTGCAGG GTACCCCAATGTAAACATCACCAATTTCACCACAAGCTGGAAAGATGGCATGGCTTTTAATGCTCTCATTCACAAACACAG GCCAGATCTGGTGGACTATGGCAATCTACAGAGGTCCAATCCCACCCACAATCTTCAGCAGGCCTTTAATGTAGCTGAAAAAAACCTTGGTGTCACCAAGCTCCTGGACCCAGAAG ATGTGTTCACTGAGAACCCAGATGAGAAGTCCATAATCACATATGTTGTTGCATTTTACCACTACTTCTCCAAGATGAAGGCTCTGGCAGTTGAGGGCAAGCGAGTTGGAAAG GTGCTAGACCGGGCCATTGAAACAGAGAAGATGACTGAGAAGTATGAGACATTGTCATCAGACTTGCTAACATGGATTGAGCAAACCATCATTGTCCTGAACAACCGCAAGCTTGCTAACTCCCTTTCAGGTGTCCAACAGCAATTGCAGGCTTTCAACTCTTACCGTACCATGGAGAAACCACCTAA GTTCCAGGAGAAAGGCAACTTGGAAGTACTGCTGTTTACTATACAGAGCAGAATGAGGGCCAACAATCAGAGAGTCTACACACCTAAAGAGGGTGCACTTGTGTCCGATATCAACAAG GCATGGGAGCGGTTGGAGAAGGCAGAATATGACCGTGAACGGGTCCTAAGAGATGAACTCATTAGACAGGAGAAGCTGGAGCAGATGGCTCGTCGCTTTGACAGGAAGGCAGCTATGAGAGAGACCTGGCTTCAAGAGAATCAGAGACTGGTTTCACAG GATAACTTTGGCTATGACTTACCAGCAGTTGAGGCAGCTAAGAAGAAACATGATGCCATAGAGACAGACATTGCTGCATATGAAGAACGTGTTCAGGCACTGGTTGCCCTATCTAAAGAACTGGAAGCAGAACGATACCATGATGCTAAACGCATTGATGCTAGAAAAGACAATATCTTGAGGCTGTGGGACTACTTGCAAGAGCTCCTGAAAGCTCGTAGAGGTCGTCTAGACAAGAACCTCACCCTTCAGAGAATCTTCCAGGAGATGCTCTACATCATCAGCTGGATGGATGAAATGAAG AGCCGACTCTTGTCCCCAGACTTTGGAAAACACTTATTGGAAGTGGAAGACTTGTTGCAAAAACATTCGTTGCTAGAAGCTGATATAGCAGTGCAGGCAGAAAGAGTACGATCAGCCAATGCAGCTGCTCTAAAATTTGCCAATGGTGACA GTTATAAACCATGTGACCCACAAGTGATCCGTGATCGGGTACAACACTTGGACCTGTGCTACCAGGAGTTGTGTGCTCTGGCAGCTCAGAGAAAAGCCCGTCTTGAGCAGTCGCGACGACTTTGGAACTTTTTATGGGAAATTGCAGAGTTGGAAAGCTGGATTCGGGAAAAGGAGCACATCTTCTCCTCTCTTGACTATGGTAAGGACCTGACCAGTGTGCTGGTACTGCAGAGCAAACACAGCGTCTTTGAGGATGAGCTTGCTGCCAGACAGGACAACTTGAAGCATGTGATGGACGAGGGGCAGAGCATGATTCAGGGCAAGCACTTGGGTTCCCCTAAAGTGCAACAGCGCATGGATGAAGTGCGAAATCAGTGGCAGCAGCTGGAGGAACTGGCTGCCTTCCGTAAACAGAATCTGCAAGACACTCAACGCTTCTTCCAGTTTCAGGGTGATGCTGATGACCTAAAAGCCTGGCTGGTTGATGCTATACGTCAGATGAGCAGTGATGACATTGGGCATGATGAGTACACTACGCAGCGACTGCTCAAGAAACACCGCGACTTAGGAGATGAGGCTGCTAAGAATGGAGCCATCATTGACACTCTATCCAAACAGGCCAATGCACTTCCTGAGGAATTAAGGCACACACCAGACATCCAGGGGCGTCTGAATGATATCCGGGATATGTATATTGAGCTTTTGACCCTCTCAGACCTGAGGCAGAAGAAGCTGGATGACACCATGGCTCTTTACACTATCTTTAGTGAGACGGATGCTTGTGAGCTCTGGATGGGCCAGAAGGAGACCTGGCTGATTGGGCTGGAGACACCAGAGAATTTGGAAGATCTAGAAGTTGTACAAAACAG GCTAAGCATTCTTGCTCATGAAATGGGTAATATGCAGGCTCGGGTTGATAACATCAATAAAGCAGCCAAACAACTTGAAGACAGCAGACATCCACAAACAAAACAAGTGAAAGACTGTCAAACTCGTCTGAATAGAAG ATGGGAAGCTTTTAAAGCAATGGTGGAGGATAAGAAACATAAAGTAGATTCAGCCCTCAGCCTACATAACTATGATCTTGAATGTGATGAGACAGAGTCATggataaaagacaaaacaagagTCATTGAGTCAACACAGGACCTTGGGAATGATCTGGATGCAGTCATTACCATTCAGAGGAAGCTCTTTGGAATGGAAAGAGACCTTGCTGCCATCCAAGATAAGTTGGATTTCCTACGTAATGAGGCCCAGAAGCTTGTGAAGGACCACCCAGAAAATGCTTCTGATATATTTGCCAGACAGAAAGAGTTGGATGCTGCATGGGACACCTTGAAATGCACCCTGAAAAACCGAGAAGACTCTCTTGGGGAGGTCAGCAAGCTGCAGACCTTCCTACAGGACATGGATGATTTTCAAGCCTGGCTCTTCAAGACACAGAAGGCTGTTGCATCTGAAGATATGCCTGATGGGTTACCAGAGGCTGAGCAGTATTTCAGTCTTCATGATGCTGTGAGGGCTGATATGGATGGCCATGAAGAAGATTACCACCGTGTGAGAGACACAGGAGCAGCTGTCATTCAAGGCCAAGAAGATGATCCTCAGTACCAACAGCTGGAGCAGAGGCTGGTTGGTCTTGATAAGGGATGGGATGAGCTGCACAAAATGTGGGACAGCCGCAAGAGCTTCCTAGATCAGGGTCTCGGTTTCCAACAGTTCATGAGGGATGCCAAGCAGGCTGAGGCCATCTTAAATAACCAG GAATACACTCTAGCCCACATAGACAAGCCTGACACCCTGGATGGAGCAGAGAAGGCCCTGAAGAAACACGAGGACTTTGTTACCACCATGGATGCTAATGAGGAGAAGATACTCAACACACTGGAGACTGGTCAGAGGCTGGTGGACAGTGGAAACCTTTACTCAGAAAGGATCAATGACAAGATGGGCTCTATTGAAGATAG GTACAACAAGAATCGAGACAAAGCCAAGGAAGTCTCAGGGAAACTGAAGGACAAAAGGGAACTTCAGCACTTTCTTCAAAACACCCAGGAT CTTACACTATGGATAAATGAGAAAATGCTGACTGCACAGGATACATCATATGATGAGGCTCGAAACCTCCATAGCAAGTGGCAAAAACACCAGGCCTTCATGGCAGAACTAGCATCCAATAAGGATTGGCTTCATAATATTgataag GAGGGACAGGAACTGATGGTATCCAAGCCTGAATTTGAGCCCATTGTCACCGATCGTCTTGCTAAGCTTCATGAACTATGGGATAAGCTGGAGAGCACCACACAAGAGAAGGCTCGGCTTCTTTTTGATGCAAACCGTTCTGAGCTGTTTGATCAGAGCCTGGCTGACCTGAAGAAATGGTTGGCTGAACTGCAGCAGCAGCTCCAGGGTGATGTGGATGAAGAAGTAAAGGATCTTACCAGTGCCAACATCCTACTGAAAAAACATCAG ATGACAGAGAATCAAGTTCGGGATCGTGCACGAGAGCTCGAAGAACTTCAAGAAACTGTACAGCAGCATGCTTCTCTTAGAGAGGACCAACCTGAGCTTGAAGTGCAGCAGCAGACACTTCAGAGAGACTTCCAGAGGCTCCTCACACCTCTCGCTCAACGCAGGGGCAAGCTGGAGGCCGCTAAGGCAGTGCACCAGTTCTTCAGAGATCTTGCAGATGAAATA CTCTGGGTTAATGAGAGGTTACCAATGGCAATGTCAGAAGATCATGGCAACAATCTTCAGACTGTCCAACTTCTGCTCAAGAAGAACCAA TCTCTTCAAAAAGAGATTGATGGCCACCAGCCACGCATTGATGAAGTGTTAGAGCGTGGTCGGCGCATGGTGACAGCAGCAGAGGGCAGTCCAGAAGAAGAACACATGTCTGAGGAAATTCAGAAGCTTCAAGAGGTGTGGGCAAAGCTGCAGGATGAGATGGCCAAACGGAGAGCACGGCTCTATGGCTCTAATGAGGCCCAACAGTATTACAATGATGCAGATGAGGCCGAGGCCTGGATAGGAGAACAAGAACTTTATATGATCTCTGATGAGAAGGCCAAG GATGAACAAAGTGCTATGATCATGTTGAACCGGCACCTGCTTCTGAAGCAGGTAGTGGATGACTATGCACTCTCCATCCAGCAGCTGGCAGACCGTGCCCAGACCATGCTGGCTGAAGAGCACCCAGATGG TGAGGCCGTCATCCGGAGACAAGGACAAGTTGATAAGCAGTATGCTGGGCTGAAGGAGCTGGCAGAGGACCGTAAAAAGAAGCTGGATCACACATATCATCATTTCTTACTTAGCCGTGAAGTGGAGGATCTTGGTCAGTGGATTGCAGAGCGTGATGTGGTGGCATCTTCACAAGAGATGGGCCAAGACCTTGACCATGTGACG ATCCTGCGAGATAAGTTCAGGGAGTTTGCACGGGAGACAGGGACAGTGGGTCAAGGACGTGTAGACACTGTGAACCGGATCATAGATGATCTGATTGAAGCAGAACACAGTGAGGCAGCGACCCTGGCAGAGTGGAAGGATGGCATCAATGAGAGTTGGGCAGATTTGCTGGAACTCGTCGACACTCGTTCCCAGCTACTCACAGCCTCCTATGACCTGCTTAA GTATTTTTATGATGGGAAGGAGCTGGTTGCTCACATTGAGGAGAAGAAGAATGAGCTTCCTGAGGATCTGGGAGAAGACTTCAGCAAAGCAGAGTCCTTCCACCGAATGCATGCTGCATTTGAAAGAGCCATCAGCTCCCTTGGCAAACAG GTGAAACAGTTCCAGGAGACTGCAACTAGACTATATGTCCAGTATGCAGGAGAACAGGCCACTGCTATTCAAGTAACTGAAAAAGAGGTTGTGGAGGCCTGGAATGGTCTACTGGCTGCTTGTGCAGGCAGGAGGAAGCAGCTGGAGGATACAGCGGACAAATTCCGCTTCTTCACCATGGTGAGAGACCTGCTGGCCTGGATGGAAAGCATTATTCAGCAGATAGAGACACAGGAAAAGCCACG AGATGTCTCCTCAATGGAGCTCCTGATGAAGTATCACCAAGGGATCCGTGCTGAAATTGAGACGCGTGGGCCAAAGTTGAATCAGTGTGTGGAACTGGGTCGGGCCCTCCTAGAACGCAGGCATAAGGACTCTGCAGAG ATTAATGAGAAGCTTATGCATCTAGTAGAGAAGAGGAAGGAGATGATGCTCAAATGGGATGAAAGATGGGATTGGCTTAGACTAT TATTGGAGGTGTGTCAGTTTGCTCGGGATGCATCTGTAGCAGAGGCCTGGCTGATTGCCCAGGAGCCATACGTGGCCAGCAGGGATCTGGGTGAAACAGTGGATGAGGTCGAAAAACTGCTCAAAAGACATGAAGCCTTTGAGAAATCCACTGCTACATGGGAAGAGCGTTTCTCAGCACTGGAACGTCTTACAaca TTGGAGCTGCTGGAAGTACGGAAACAACAACAGGACATACTACAGTACAGACAAGAGGTGGAAAAAGACAGCAG GAGAGAAGACACAGGGTTTGCAGAGGAGTCCTCACAACTCTACACCACAGAAGAACAATCTCTG TCTGGTTTAGGAGTAATAGAGCCAAGTTCCGTGGGAGCTGATGGCACAGCAGGGGACTCCACTGTGCCTTTGATCTCAGAGATGCAGGAAAGTGGCTCACTGGAGCTGGACCCTTCCACATCCATCCAATTTACCAAAGAGGCAGAAAAAGCTGCTACGCTTCCCACTGAATCCTCACAAATTCAAACACAAGTCTTGATGGAGGGAACTCTATCCCGCAAACATGAGATGGAGGGACCTAATAAGAAGGCATCCAACAG GTCCTGGAACAACCTTTACTGTGTGCTCAAACCTGGGCAGCTCTCTGCCTACAAGGATGCCAAGAGCTTTAGTCACAGTGTCACCTACCATGGCGAGGAGCCCCTGAACCTCAGCAATGCTTCATGCGAGATCTTGACTAACTATAAGAAAAAGAAGCAGGTGTTCAAACTCCA ACTTGAAGATGGAAGTGAATATCTGTTCCAGTGTAGAGATGAG GAGGAGCTTCAGAACTGGACTCAGGCTATAGAACAGGCAGCACAAGCTGTGACAGAAGAACCAGTTGCAGGGCCATCAGGAGTGAAGGCACAAAGCTTGCCTCCACCTTCTTCCACTACTCTAGAGGTTCCCTCAACcaagaaggagaaggagaagagGTTTAGTCTGTTCGCTAAGAAGAAATAA